One stretch of Candidatus Beckwithbacteria bacterium DNA includes these proteins:
- a CDS encoding AAA family ATPase yields MKLYKRKILARIQKLIGKEKGLVLQGARRVGKTAILQYLQDGLNRQGKRTVYYDLAYPDVLANLSRGAPALTADLTSKGYANEEVYVLIDDLQQLKQRDLFLGSILELNKNIHLIAASAVRVKPPPPLKVLEVSALSFSEFLEFKALESAQ; encoded by the coding sequence ATGAAGTTATATAAAAGGAAAATACTTGCCCGAATTCAAAAGTTGATTGGCAAGGAAAAGGGACTGGTTTTACAGGGTGCCCGCCGGGTAGGCAAGACCGCAATTTTACAGTATCTTCAGGATGGGCTAAACCGACAAGGCAAAAGGACAGTTTATTACGATTTAGCTTATCCGGATGTTTTGGCTAACTTAAGCCGGGGAGCGCCGGCTTTGACCGCTGACCTAACTAGTAAAGGTTATGCCAATGAAGAGGTTTACGTTTTAATTGACGATCTGCAGCAGCTTAAGCAGCGCGATTTGTTTTTAGGAAGCATCCTTGAACTTAATAAAAATATTCACTTAATTGCCGCGTCAGCGGTACGAGTGAAGCCGCCGCCACCGCTAAAGGTGTTAGAGGTGTCAGCGTTATCATTTAGTGAGTTTTTGGAGTTTAAAGCATTAGAATCAGCGCAG